Below is a genomic region from Longimicrobiales bacterium.
TCTCGTCGGGGACCACCGGCGCATGGTGATCGCGGGGCACGGGATTCGGGCGCGTGGCGGGTTCGGAGGCAGGGACCTCGACGGCGGCAGCATTTTCTGAGGGATTCGCACGCGCTCTCGCACGCGCACGCGGGTTTCCGTTTTCACCGCTGCCATCGTCCTCGGTCAGCCGCGTTCTGCCGCTGCTGTCCTCCTCCGTCAGCCGGGCGGCCGCGATTTCCACGGCCTCGTAGATCTTCGTGTAGCCGGTACACCGGCACAGGTTACCGGACAGGGCTTCCCGGATGTCCTGGCGCGTCGGCGAGATGGTCTCCTCGAGCAGCGCGTACGCGGACATGAGCACGCCCGGCGTGCAGAAGCCGCACTGCGCGCCGCCCGTGATCTCGAATGCTTCCTGGAGCGCGTGCAGCCGGCCCGGCTCCGCGATGCCCTCCACGGTGCGCACGACGCGGCCTTCCGCTTCCCAGGCGGGAGTGATGCACGAGAGCACGGGCTGGCCGTCCAGCAGCACGGTGCACGCGCCGCAGTCCCCCTTGTCACAGCCCTGCTTCGAGCCGGTCAGCCCGAGCGCGTAGCGCAGCGTCTCGAGCAGCGTGTAGTGGGCGGGAATGCCGACCGTCCGGCGATCGCCGTTGACGGTCAGCTCGATCATGGAATGCATGACGGAAGGTAAAACCGGGGCGCGTGCACGGGCAATCGCAGGGCGGGGCCCGCACCGGCTCCGCGTGGCGGGTGGTGCTCGGTGGAGCGCGGCGGATGGCGAGATCCTACCGGTACATTCCGTGCCGTGGATGGTCTCATGACGTCCGAGATCCGCCATGACCGCGTCACCAATGGTGCGGTGACGCTCCACGTCGCGCGGGCGGGGAACGGCCCGCCCGTCGTGCTGCTGCACGGATTCCCGGAGAACTGGAGCTCCTGGCGGCACCAGCTCCTGCCGCTCGCGGATGCAGGATTCACCGCGACGGCTCCCGATCTGCGCGGCTACAACGAGTCGGACGCACCCGTGGGTGTGGCGGCGTATGCAGTCGATCATCTGGTGAGCGATGTCGCAGCGATCGTGCGCGCGTCCGGTCACGCGCGCGCACACATCGTCGGACACGACTGGGGCGGGATCCTTGCCTGGCATTTTGCGGCCGCGCATCCCGGGCTGCTCGAGCGCCTCGTCATCATGAACGCGCCGCACCCCTCCATCTTCCTGCGGCAGGTACGCCGTCCGCCGCAGCTCCTGCGCAGCTGGTACGCCGCCTTCTTCCAGCTGCCGGTGCTGCCGGAGCGCGCGCTGCGCGCGTTCGACTTCGCGGCCCTGCGCCGGCTGTTCCGTACGACGCCCGCGCGCGCGGACACGTTCAACAACCAGGACATCGACTACTACATCCAGGGACTGTCACGTCCGGGTGGCCTCACCGCCGCACTCAACTACTACCGCGCCTCCGTCCGTCACCCACCGACGCGCCGGGTCCGCACCGATGCGGAAACGCTGATCATCTGGGGCGAACAGGACGTCGCGCTCACGATCGGCCTGCTCGACGGAGTTGAGCGCTATGCTCCGCACGTGCATATCGAGCGTGTCCCGGACGCCGGCCACTGGGTCCAGAACGAGGCGCCGGAACGCGTAACACGGCTGATCGTCGATTTCCTGTCGGGTCCTGACGCCGCGCAGGTGCCGGACTGAGCTGGTAAAAACCCCGCCCTCGCCCGCGTGCGTGCCCGCGCGCGATCCGTAGCTCGGCGTTCTCAGGCGCAGGCGCCGCCTGGAAACTTGCCCCCATCGCGCCGACCCCCTACGCTCCAGCCCATGAGCGCACCAGCCGTCGATGGCATCATCCTCGCCGCGGGACTCTCCAGTCGAATGGAGCGGCCGAAGCCGCTGCTCAACGTGGGGTCGGTGACGTTCCTGGAGCGCGCCGTCACCACGCTTCAGGGCTCCGGCTGCCGCCGCACGTATGTCGTCGTGAACGCCACCGACGAGACGACGGCGGACGCGGCGCGCGCTCTCGGCGCCGGCGTCGTCATCAATGAGTATCCGGAGTCGGAGCCGATCGATTCGGTGCGCATGGTCATCGAACAGCTCCCGGCCGACACCGGCGCCGTCGTCGTGCTCCCGGTCGATCTCCCGCTGATCTCACAGGACACCGTCACCGCGGTCGTGCGCTCGTTCCGCGAGAATCCCGGACCGCTGATCCTGCCGTTTCACAACGGCGTGGCCGGACACCCCGTTCTGATCGGCCGCGACCTGTTTCGCGACATCATGACGCGGCCGTTCGAGGAGGGGTTGC
It encodes:
- a CDS encoding nucleotidyltransferase family protein; the encoded protein is MSAPAVDGIILAAGLSSRMERPKPLLNVGSVTFLERAVTTLQGSGCRRTYVVVNATDETTADAARALGAGVVINEYPESEPIDSVRMVIEQLPADTGAVVVLPVDLPLISQDTVTAVVRSFRENPGPLILPFHNGVAGHPVLIGRDLFRDIMTRPFEEGLRSLIMESARTLREVRVVDPGILIDIDTPDDYWRFIESK
- a CDS encoding (2Fe-2S)-binding protein, whose amino-acid sequence is MIELTVNGDRRTVGIPAHYTLLETLRYALGLTGSKQGCDKGDCGACTVLLDGQPVLSCITPAWEAEGRVVRTVEGIAEPGRLHALQEAFEITGGAQCGFCTPGVLMSAYALLEETISPTRQDIREALSGNLCRCTGYTKIYEAVEIAAARLTEEDSSGRTRLTEDDGSGENGNPRARARARANPSENAAAVEVPASEPATRPNPVPRDHHAPVVPDEKVTEE
- a CDS encoding alpha/beta fold hydrolase, with translation MTSEIRHDRVTNGAVTLHVARAGNGPPVVLLHGFPENWSSWRHQLLPLADAGFTATAPDLRGYNESDAPVGVAAYAVDHLVSDVAAIVRASGHARAHIVGHDWGGILAWHFAAAHPGLLERLVIMNAPHPSIFLRQVRRPPQLLRSWYAAFFQLPVLPERALRAFDFAALRRLFRTTPARADTFNNQDIDYYIQGLSRPGGLTAALNYYRASVRHPPTRRVRTDAETLIIWGEQDVALTIGLLDGVERYAPHVHIERVPDAGHWVQNEAPERVTRLIVDFLSGPDAAQVPD